A single genomic interval of Meles meles chromosome 9, mMelMel3.1 paternal haplotype, whole genome shotgun sequence harbors:
- the GPR17 gene encoding uracil nucleotide/cysteinyl leukotriene receptor — MNGLEAASPGLIANSSLVTSEQCGQETPLENVLFASFYLLDFILAFVGNALALWLFVRDHKAGTPANVFLMHLAVADLSCVLVLPTRLVYHFSGNHWPFGEIPCRLTGFLFYLNMYASIYFLTCISADRFLAIVHPVKSLKLRRPLYAHLACAFLWVVAAVAMAPLLVSPQTVQTNHTVICLQLYREKASQHALVSLAVAFTFPFVTTVTCYLLIIRSLRQGPRVEKRLKNKAVRMIAVVLAIFLVCFVPYHVHRSIYVLRYHGSGASCATQRVLALGNRITSCLTSLNGALDPVMYFFVAEKFRDALCNLVCGKRLSGPPPSFEGKTNESSLSARSEL, encoded by the coding sequence ATGAATGGCCTGGAGGCGGCTTCCCCAGGTCTGATTGCCAATTCCTCCCTGGTCACCTCAGAGCAATGTGGCCAGGAGACGCCACTGGAGAACGTCCTCTTTGCCTCCTTCTACCTCCTGGACTTCATCCTGGCGTTTGTGGGCAATGCCCTGGCCCTGTGGCTTTTCGTCCGGGACCACAAGGCTGGCACCCCCGCCAACGTATTCTTGATGCATCTGGCTGTGGCCGACTTGTCCTGCGTGCTGGTCCTGCCCACCCGCCTCGTCTACCACTTCTCTGGGAACCACTGGCCGTTCGGGGAAATCCCGTGCCGACTCACCGGCTTCCTCTTCTACCTCAACATGTACGCCAGCATCTACTTCCTCACTTGCATCAGCGCTGACCGCTTCCTGGCCATCGTGCACCCCGTCAAGTCCCTCAAGCTCCGCAGGCCCCTCTACGCACACCTGGCCTGTGCCTTCCTCTGGGTGGTGGCGGCTGTAGCCATGGCCCCGCTGCTAGTGAGCCCGCAGACCGTGCAGACCAACCACACGGTCATCTGCCTGCAGCTGTACCGGGAGAAGGCCTCCCAGCACGCCCTCGTGTCCCTGGCCGTGGCCTTCACCTTTCCGTTTGTCACCACCGTCACCTGCTACCTGCTGATCATCCGCAGCCTGCGGCAGGGCCCTCGCGTGGAGAAGCGCCTCAAGAACAAGGCAGTCCGCATGATCGCCGTGGTGCTCGCCATCTTCCTGGTCTGCTTCGTGCCCTACCACGTGCACCGATCCATCTACGTGCTGCGCTACCACGGCAGCGGGGCCTCGTGTGCCACGCAGCGCGTCCTGGCCCTGGGAAACCGCATCACCTCCTGCCTCACCAGCCTCAACGGGGCGCTGGACCCAGTCATGTACTTCTTTGTCGCCGAGAAGTTCCGCGATGCCCTGTGCAACCTGGTCTGTGGCAAAAGGCTCTCAGGCCCGCCCCCCAGCTTTGAAGGGAAAACCAATGAGAGCTCACTGAGCGCCAGGTCAGAGCTGTGA